TCAGGGAAACTCATTGTAAATTCAGCTTTTTGAACAATTGGTGACATTTCACCGTGAATTGATCTTCTAACTGCCCAGATAATATATCCGGCACTGATAAGTGAAGCGATTGCGATTATTGCAATCCACCATCCGAATGACTTAATTGCTGATACGATAATTGTAAGCTCACCTACGAATCCCATTGTACCCGGAAGTCCAAGTGCAGCCATACCTGCAAGTATAAATATAGCACTTACGTAAGGAGCTTTTTTCATGATGCCGCCCATTTCGTCCATATACCATGTGTGTGTTTTATGATGTAACCATCCTGCAATTAAGAACAGTGGTGAAATAACAAGTGCGTGACCGATCATTTCATAAAGTGCCGCACTTAAACCGTCGTATGTCATTGTTGCAATTGCTACAACAACAAGACCCATGTGTGAAATTGAGCTGTATGCAACCATTTTTTTGATGTGTCTTTCATATATAGCAAGCATACCTGCAAACAGTGTCGTATTAAGACCGATAATTAACATCCAGATTGAAAACTCTTGTGTAGTAATTGGCATTAGTTCTACTGTAAATCTGATTAACCCGTACGCACCCATTTTTAGAAGTACACCAGCAAGTAATACTGAAATACTGCTTGGTGCTTCAACGTGTGCGTCAGGAAGCCATGTATGGAATGGAAATGCTGGTAATTTCGCCGCAAATCCGATAAACATAAACCACCAGATTAACGCAGGCGTTGCAAGAGCAGTTTCTCTAATTAATGTTAAATCCCAATATCCTGTCTGTTTATATAATAAATAGAATCCAACAAACATAAACATACTTGCAACGTGTGTGTATAAGAAAAACTTAACCGCTGCATAAATTCTTCTCTCTCCACCCCAAAATCCAACTAAGAAAAACATTGGAACAAGAGTAAGCTCCCAAAACATAAAGAACCATAATACATTTGTAGTCATAAATACTCCGAAAATCGGACCACTAAATAAAACAAGCAAACTGAAATATGCAGCTTGATTTTTCTCTTCCCACGACGTAAATACAACTAAAATCAATAAAGCTGCCGTAAGCAGAAGCATTGCTACACTCAACGCATCCACTCTAAGTGTAAGCTCAAAACCAAACTGAGGAACGCTTAAAAAGCTTCCAAGTTCTAAAAACCCTTCCTGCGGAAGTGCGTTATACCAACTAAATGCTATAAAAAATTGAACGATAAACCATCCAAGTGCAATATACTTTGCCAAGTCCTGATTGTTTCTTGTCAGAAAATATAAAAGAACCGACAAGAAAATCGGAGCGAATATTATATCAATAGCCACCATTTACAGCCCCTTTACAATTATTAAGATAGCAATAACGATTATTGCAACACCAATTACGAATTGACCCATATAAGTGCCTATTTTACCGCTATGCCCAGCTCTAAATACTTTGTACACACCTTGTGTAGCAGGAACAGTAGCGTTTACAAGATAATCTATTACGTTCGTATCAAACCATCTTGCAGCTTTTGCGACAGCATTAACAACGATTGTTTTAGAAATCCAAGTAATCATTCTTTCAACATAGTAACCGTTGAATAAAATTTGATGAATTGTTTGTACAAAATGATGTGATGCTATTTTATATAGTAAGTTAAGTCCTTTAACATATAGGCCAACAACAATTAAGAACAGTATCATCATTCCGGTAAGCATAAATGCCGCAAGCCCCGCAATATGAGGTTCAACTTCTTCTTTTCCGTTTAATATGAAATGAACTATATCAGCCTGCCAGATTGAGATGAACAATGTAACAACAGCTAACACACCTAACGGTAATCTAATCCATAAATTACTTGGTGCGTGTACACTACCTGCAATATCTTCGTTTCTCGGCTCACCTAAGAATATAAGAACCCATAATCTTGTAATATATGCTATTGACAATAATGCAGCAATAGTTACGAAAACTTTTGTAAACTCATTACCATTCGCCCAAGCAGCTGCAACAACCGCTTCTTTTGAAAAATATCCACTAAACGGCGGAACACCAGCAAGAGATAATGAACCCATTGCCATAAATAACGCTACAAATGGAGCTGTTTTAATAAGACCACCTAATTTCCAAGCATCTTTTGTATGGTGTGCTATATAGATAACAGCACCTGCACTTAAGAATAATAACGCTTTAAAGATTGCATGGTTTACAAGGTGTAGCATACCAGCCGCAAGGCTTCCCACTCCAAGTCCTACAAAAGCAATTGATAAGTGTGACATAGTCGAATATGCCAAAATTTTCTTAATTTCTTTTTGAACCAGCGCACTACTCGCACCGATAAACGCTGAAAGTGCCGCAACGTTTGCAACTATAAATAAGGCATCAGTATATGCAAAGAAATCAAACAGTCTTGCTACGATATAAATACCTGAGTTAACCATTGTTGCACCATGGATTAACGCTGATACTGTTGTAGGACCTTCCATAGCATTCATTAACCATGGATATAACGGGAATTGACCTGATTTACCGATCGCACCCATAAAAATAAATAATGCAACAACAAGAGCTACAGTTTTAGGCAACTCTCCCGCGTTTGCCATTTCATTCAATTCAACAAGATTTAGTGTACCAGTGTAATATACAAGTAATCCGATAGCAGCTAAAATAAAAATATCACCGAATCTTGTATATAAAAATGCCTGCATACCTGCATCTGCTGCAGAATTTTTATAATACCAGAAACTAATCAATGCATATGATGCAAGTCCCATGAATTCCCAACCAACAAACGCACCGATTAAATCTTTTGTAATAACAAGTAAAATCATACCGCCGATAAAGAACAGTACTTTTGCGTAATATCTCGGCTGATCCGGATCGTCACCCATATAATCATGTGCAAAGTGAATATCAGCAAATCCAAGTCCTGTCGCTATTAAAAGCATTACAATACTTAAATGGTCGATGTAAATACCAAACGGCAGTTTTAAATCACCGTACGCAATCCATGTATAATCGATATTTATAGGCGTATCGCTGTAATTTAGAAAAATCACAATACTCGCCAAAAACAACATCGCTCCAACAATTTCAGCTACCCAAAACGCTAAATTTATTTTCATTTTCCCTAATACATACGCAAGCACCGCGCCTAAAAACGGTGCGCATAGTAATACTAATACTGCATTATTCATCGCTCACCGCCTTATCTAATTTATCTGGGATTATTTCGCCCGTAATTCTATAACTTAACAAGAATATAAGAACACCCGCCGCTGCTTCCAGAGTAGCAATTACGATAATTACGTATGCTACAGCAAGTCCTCTTGTAAGTCCGAAGTGATATGCCGCACTCGCTAAAAACAGAATTACAGCATTCAATAAAATCTCAAGTGAAAAAAATATTTTTAAAAAGTCACTTTTACTTGTAACTCCGTATAATCCTACTCCGAAAAGTATTATTGCGAATATCGCATCAATGTAAAAACTAACCATCTTTATTCCTTTTCATGTTTTAGTGTATGCAGCATTCTGATACTTCCATAAAGAACACTTGCAGCCACAACACCCATAAATATTGCAATTTCTGCATAAAAATCTGTAAATACTTTCACCTGATCTTTTAAAGGAATAACTTTACCTTCATACGGAATAGGAGGTAAAATAAACGGAATTATTAAAAGCCCGATAATAACAACAGTAACAACGGCAACCGCCCAAGGTCTGATTTCGAATTTAGGGAATTTTGCCCCGATCACAGTAACACCGAAAAGTGTTAACACAACAATACCACCTGTATATACGAAAATTTGGAACAACCCTAACAACTTCTCATCCATTAAAATATAATAAATCCCAAGTAAAAACATCATCATAACAAATGCCAATACTGCAGGAACAGTGTTTTTTTGCGTTAATGACATTACTGCCAAAATAACTGCCAATGCTAATATCAATACGCTCATTGTGCATCTCCTTCGCCAGCTTCAGGTTTCTTTTCTGATTCGGCTTCTTTTGCTTCAGCATCTGCTTTAGCTTTTGCCTCAGCTTCCGCTTTCTTTTTAGCTTCTGCTTCTGCTTTTTTCTTTGCAAGCATTTCAGCCTTTTTTCTTGCTTTTTCTTCTTCTTCTTTTTTCTTCTGCTCTATCCACTCTTGTGGAACTTCCGGTTTAACCCAGTAATTTTTAATATCTTCGTCCGTTCCACCAGTGATCATTTCAAAAGTACCACCGCTAAGTTTGATAGCTTTTTCCGGTTTGGTAGGACACACATCTTCGCAAAGCCCACAGAAAATACAAATACCTAAATTTACCTCAGGTAACGCCTTCGGTCTTTTAATAGGAAGCGGTTCCATTACAATGGCATCAACCGGACATATTTTCGCACAAGCTTCACACCCTGTACAAATATCGTATTTTATTTCATGCATACCCCTAAAAATCGGTGAATGGTGCATAGTATCTTTTGTTACGTCTTTAGTAGCAATTCTCGGTTCAGTTAATGCTTTTGTAACCCTTACAATCTTTTCAATAATATTAAAAAACATCTTAAGCTCCTAAAATATATATTTTTGCAAAAATTATCCAAACTAAGTTTAGAATTGCTAAAGGAGTCAACCAGCTCCAGCAGAATTTAAGCATCTGGTCAAGTCTTAATCTCGGGTTACTTGCCCTAATTGCAACCATTACTACCGCAAGAAGTGCTATTTTTAAAAACAGCCACCAGAAACTGTCAAAGAACAGCCCTCTGTATCCTCCGAAAAAGAGTACTACAGCCGCAGCTGATACAACTAACATTTCAGTAAATTCCGCAAATTTTAAAAGTACATAGTTTGTACCGGCATACTCTGTATAGAATCCGTAAACGATTTCTTGTTCCGCATCAGGGATATGAAACGGAGGTTGTTCAAGAATACCGAGCATTGCAATAATAAATATAACTGCACCCGGTAATAAAATCAATGTCGTAAGCCATGTGTTTTGTGATTGAATTTCATATAAATTCATTGTACCAAACAATAATGCCGGAGCTAACGCTGCAAGGAAAAACGGTGCTTCCATTGAAAGCATCTGTGCCAAAATTCTCATACCGCCAAGGAATGAATATTTATTGTTTGATCCAAACCCTGTTAGGAAAAGTAAAAAAGGTTCAACACCGATCAATACCACTAAACCTAATACACCGTATTGAGTGTCTAAAATTCCATGACCGTTATTGATTAACGGCGTCCAAGGTATCAAGATTACCGGCAATGCCGCCACTAAAGGTGTAATAATCGGAATAATATTAAACAAATAAGGGTCAGCACTTTTTGGAGTAATCGACTCTTTTGTTAAAAGTTTAAATACGTCAAATATCGTTTGTAGTGTACCTGCTGGACCGTTAAAATGAGGTCCAACCCTTTTATGTATATAAGCTAATGTTTTTCTTGCAAAATAAAATACGAAAAATGTCCATGCAAGTAAAAACAGCAGACCCGGAAAAACCAAAATATAAAATAACATTGCTCCTACGCTCATTTTCGCTCCTTATCTATCCAGGTCACCCTGACAGATATGCATACTTCCGTATAATAACGGAATATCTGAAAGGGTTTTACCTCTTAGTAATTTATCAAGCATCATAGTATGGTTAACACTCGGTGCTTTAATTTTTAATCTATATGGACTTGTTGATTTTTCCTGAGTAACAAGATGCATTAAAATCTCACCTCTCGCCCATTCGATTCTTGATACAGCTTCACCCGCCGGCATTCTTTTTGGCATTTTTACCAAATGATCTTTTTTAGGATCCATTTCACCGGCCTCTATACCTTCTTCTATTTTTGCCATAGCTTGTTTTATTAAATCCATAGCTTGTTCTAATTCTTTGAAAATAATATATAACCTATCTCTTGCATCACCGTTCTCACAAGTCGCATATTCCATTTCAAGTTTATCATATGCCGCATATGGTTCATCAATTCTTACATCTATTTTAGCACCGCTCGCCCTTGCGATAGGACCTGCAAGGTAATATTCCGCAACATCATCAAGAGTAAACACCCCGTTGCCTTTTGCCCTTGTATTCATTAACGGGTTTTTCATAAAGATATCAGTAATATCAGCTTTCGTGTCTTCAAATTTTTTAATGGCTTTATTGATACCTTCAAACCATGCCTTATAGTCATTAAGCGGATATCTGACTCCTCCAGGTTCGACACATGCTGTTGCAATTCTTGCTCCTGAATAATCTTCAAGTACATCCAAGAAGTATTCTCTAATATCAAGACACCACATCATAAATGTATGAAGCCCCATTGTTCCGAAGAAACCACCAAGTGAAATCAAGTGTGAAGCAAT
This genomic interval from Nautilia profundicola AmH contains the following:
- a CDS encoding complex I subunit 4 family protein, with amino-acid sequence MVAIDIIFAPIFLSVLLYFLTRNNQDLAKYIALGWFIVQFFIAFSWYNALPQEGFLELGSFLSVPQFGFELTLRVDALSVAMLLLTAALLILVVFTSWEEKNQAAYFSLLVLFSGPIFGVFMTTNVLWFFMFWELTLVPMFFLVGFWGGERRIYAAVKFFLYTHVASMFMFVGFYLLYKQTGYWDLTLIRETALATPALIWWFMFIGFAAKLPAFPFHTWLPDAHVEAPSSISVLLAGVLLKMGAYGLIRFTVELMPITTQEFSIWMLIIGLNTTLFAGMLAIYERHIKKMVAYSSISHMGLVVVAIATMTYDGLSAALYEMIGHALVISPLFLIAGWLHHKTHTWYMDEMGGIMKKAPYVSAIFILAGMAALGLPGTMGFVGELTIIVSAIKSFGWWIAIIAIASLISAGYIIWAVRRSIHGEMSPIVQKAEFTMSFPEKAALAIFALLIVYFGIQPQPIFDLANKAFSFLGGM
- a CDS encoding NADH-quinone oxidoreductase subunit L; the encoded protein is MNNAVLVLLCAPFLGAVLAYVLGKMKINLAFWVAEIVGAMLFLASIVIFLNYSDTPINIDYTWIAYGDLKLPFGIYIDHLSIVMLLIATGLGFADIHFAHDYMGDDPDQPRYYAKVLFFIGGMILLVITKDLIGAFVGWEFMGLASYALISFWYYKNSAADAGMQAFLYTRFGDIFILAAIGLLVYYTGTLNLVELNEMANAGELPKTVALVVALFIFMGAIGKSGQFPLYPWLMNAMEGPTTVSALIHGATMVNSGIYIVARLFDFFAYTDALFIVANVAALSAFIGASSALVQKEIKKILAYSTMSHLSIAFVGLGVGSLAAGMLHLVNHAIFKALLFLSAGAVIYIAHHTKDAWKLGGLIKTAPFVALFMAMGSLSLAGVPPFSGYFSKEAVVAAAWANGNEFTKVFVTIAALLSIAYITRLWVLIFLGEPRNEDIAGSVHAPSNLWIRLPLGVLAVVTLFISIWQADIVHFILNGKEEVEPHIAGLAAFMLTGMMILFLIVVGLYVKGLNLLYKIASHHFVQTIHQILFNGYYVERMITWISKTIVVNAVAKAARWFDTNVIDYLVNATVPATQGVYKVFRAGHSGKIGTYMGQFVIGVAIIVIAILIIVKGL
- a CDS encoding NADH-quinone oxidoreductase subunit NuoK — encoded protein: MVSFYIDAIFAIILFGVGLYGVTSKSDFLKIFFSLEILLNAVILFLASAAYHFGLTRGLAVAYVIIVIATLEAAAGVLIFLLSYRITGEIIPDKLDKAVSDE
- a CDS encoding NADH-quinone oxidoreductase subunit J; translated protein: MSVLILALAVILAVMSLTQKNTVPAVLAFVMMMFLLGIYYILMDEKLLGLFQIFVYTGGIVVLTLFGVTVIGAKFPKFEIRPWAVAVVTVVIIGLLIIPFILPPIPYEGKVIPLKDQVKVFTDFYAEIAIFMGVVAASVLYGSIRMLHTLKHEKE
- a CDS encoding 4Fe-4S binding protein, which encodes MFFNIIEKIVRVTKALTEPRIATKDVTKDTMHHSPIFRGMHEIKYDICTGCEACAKICPVDAIVMEPLPIKRPKALPEVNLGICIFCGLCEDVCPTKPEKAIKLSGGTFEMITGGTDEDIKNYWVKPEVPQEWIEQKKKEEEEKARKKAEMLAKKKAEAEAKKKAEAEAKAKADAEAKEAESEKKPEAGEGDAQ
- a CDS encoding complex I subunit 1/NuoH family protein, coding for MSVGAMLFYILVFPGLLFLLAWTFFVFYFARKTLAYIHKRVGPHFNGPAGTLQTIFDVFKLLTKESITPKSADPYLFNIIPIITPLVAALPVILIPWTPLINNGHGILDTQYGVLGLVVLIGVEPFLLFLTGFGSNNKYSFLGGMRILAQMLSMEAPFFLAALAPALLFGTMNLYEIQSQNTWLTTLILLPGAVIFIIAMLGILEQPPFHIPDAEQEIVYGFYTEYAGTNYVLLKFAEFTEMLVVSAAAVVLFFGGYRGLFFDSFWWLFLKIALLAVVMVAIRASNPRLRLDQMLKFCWSWLTPLAILNLVWIIFAKIYILGA